The segment TCCATCTGACCAAACCAATTGTGTCACTTCTTGCTGGGTGACTGAATGTGCAGGAtagaattaagcaataagccccaataAGCcccactccgcttcgcgtcgtgcctaacaactccccttacctgttctaaaatcagcgtaaatcACGGACTCGCGACTcgctaaaactgttactacaaatatttaatatgggttcatcaataaaaacaattagaaactaaatagtttaataataaaccgtcattcttccgctactacaaagtatagttcctacataaatcgttgccacgcaacatcCAGATGGACATTTTTGCCgtcttttcaatttgaaatattcgatgcgcagtaatatggaatgttaaagaatgttatgaggacaacctgtgaggttatgctggattttacaacggcatggaatgcaatatagccaatcacaatcaaggatgggaacaaccagttttagaaacaaCATTCGTTAACAGATTCTAAATTAGCCTTGGTAGGACAGTAACTGGTTAATGATCAGATCAAACAGTCCTGTATCATGGAGTAGAGCAGTCTGGGGGTTACTGGAGGTCAGATACAACTCATCAAGATGGCCGTCACTCACATGATGCTGTTGGTTACAGAATAAGGAACATGTTTATCTCTGCCAACCATGAGACTGGTTCCTCCAGAACTCTACCCACTTCTCATTGTCTTTACAtaacctccctcactccctgtttcttttcccccctcttgttgtattttttcactctttgtatctctcccttccttatcctcccactctttctctccccctttttctctctcaatccctccccgcctctctctttctttgtggcTCCCTCGCTCAcattctctctatatctctccccctctcactccaatCACATATCGACGGCTGAggaatatatttacatttagtcatttagcagacgcttttatccagagcgatttacagtaagtacagggacattcccccgaggcaagtagggtgaagtgccttacccaagtaCACAACTTCATGTTgccagccaggaatcgaaccggcaaacttctgattgatggcccgattccctaaccgctcagccacctgactcccttattTACACCATGACACTTCCTTCATCACTGgacccacttcctcctctcaaTCCCTCCTACTTTCACAACAGGTGACTTCAAGGAATCACAGAGGCCCTGTtgtgcagagaaggagaggggacaggagacTGAAGAGACCTGCTGCTTGTCAGAGCTGGACAGGGTACCATCTACACTGGCTATAGGCCTCATCTGAATCTACTGAAAGTGTCAACCATCCACCGATCAGAGTTACTGTGCGTCTGACTGTAACCATGGCCACATCGGGCATCAAGGGTACGTTTTGTGTGTTGTTCTTTAGTCCAGATAAAAGTAATCTTTTATGAAAAAAATTTGGGGAGAGACTCTTTCATCGATGATTATTAGATTCAATGCTAACTATACTTCTACTGCtgctattacagttttttttatcttgGAAACTATGGGTTGTTTTTGCTGAACTTGACACACTAACCACAAAACCTTACACCAAACCAGCCAAACAACACTAAACAAACAATTCTTGCAAAACTcaaacagcaacagcaacagaaGTCTGCCATAAAGTTTAGGatgggacagggaggaggtggaggaccaGAGGGTGGATGTAGGACACAaggtggaggtgagaggaggggggggagacaggataTGAGGTGGAGAAGCAGAAAGGTGGAGAAATAAACTCTGAAGAAATGTGAATGAATTGTTACATGCAGAAGAACACATACTACATTGCAATATCTACCATATTTTACGGAAATAAAACCGCGGCTTGTAccccgattttacagttttctagtGGTTGTACGGCTTGTatgtgcagctaatttaatgctcaacactgtaacggtacatttagtcatttagcagacgctcttatccagagcgacttacagtaagtacagggacattcccccccgaagcaagtagggtgaaatgccttgcccaaggacacaacgtcatttggaacggcggggaatcgatccggcaaccttctgattactagcccgactccctcaccgctcaaccatctgactccctaacacCTATTAATAATATTGTTAACTTAATTGTTAATATTGTTGTACAGTGTTGTAAACAATTAATTTTGCTTCCAACAGTCTCAACTTTGAGGATCATTCTTCTGGGACAGACAGGAGCAGGGAAGAGTTCAacaggaaacaccatcctgGGGAAACCTGGGGCCTTCCAGGCTAAATTTTCTAAAAACTCTGTGAATAAAGAGTGTGTGAAGCAGAGTGGAGAGGTGGCTGGGATGAAGATCGATGTCATCGACACTCCAGGAATCAATGATGAGTTATTATCAGAACAGGAAGTAGAGGGTGTTAAATCTGAGTTAGCTAGGTGTGTAGAGTTGTCAGTCCCAGGACCTCATGCCTTCCTGCTGGTCATCAGTCGGAAGGCCAGAATCactcagaaggagagagacagtgtgaagTGGATCCAGGATAAATTTGGAGGCGAGGCTGCAGGCTTTACTCTCCTGCTATTCACTCATGGTGACAAACTGGAGAAAGAAACAGTAGAAAGCATTATTCTAGAAAATGAGGATCTCAGAGACCTAGTTAACAGCTGTGGGGACAGATATCATGTACTTGATAACAAATCCAGAGGTAACACCACTCAGGTCCTAGTGCTGCTGGAGAAGAtagagaggatggtggaggagaaTGAGGGGCAGCACTACACCAACGACATGTACAAGAAGGCTCAGGAAGCAATCAATCGGAAAGGGACGTTGAGAATAGTAGCAGGATATGCCGTAGCAGGATTGGCTGTTGTAGAAGCTGTTACAAGAGAAGCAAGTGAAAGTGTAGCATACGCtgaaacaacagcagcagtatGGGCTGTAATAGGAGCTATAGGAGGAGTAGCAGGGGTGGTGGTAGCAGGAGTAGCAGGAGGAGTAGAACCAGGAGCTAATTTAACAAGAGCTGTAGCAGGAGTAGCAGGGGTGGCTGTAGCAGGAGTAGCAGGGGGGGCTGTAGCAGGGGGGGCTGTAAGACTGGCTGGAGAAGGATACGAATTAGTAGCAGTAACAACTGCAACAGCAGTGGCTGTAGGAAGTGTGGCAGTAGCTGTAGCAGTCGCACCAAGACTGCATTTCAGAGAAGTAGCAGGAGGTGCTGTAGCAGGAGCTGTAGCAGGAATTGTAGCAGCAATATCAGTACTGGGTTTACCAGAATATGTAAGAGAAGACGCAGGAAGAGCTGTAGCAGGGGCAATAGTTCTAGGAGTAGTATCAGAACTGGTTT is part of the Hypomesus transpacificus isolate Combined female unplaced genomic scaffold, fHypTra1 scaffold_62, whole genome shotgun sequence genome and harbors:
- the LOC124466048 gene encoding uncharacterized protein LOC124466048, encoding MATSGIKVSTLRIILLGQTGAGKSSTGNTILGKPGAFQAKFSKNSVNKECVKQSGEVAGMKIDVIDTPGINDELLSEQEVEGVKSELARCVELSVPGPHAFLLVISRKARITQKERDSVKWIQDKFGGEAAGFTLLLFTHGDKLEKETVESIILENEDLRDLVNSCGDRYHVLDNKSRGNTTQVLVLLEKIERMVEENEGQHYTNDMYKKAQEAINRKGTLRIVAGYAVAGLAVVEAVTREASESVAYAETTAAVWAVIGAIGGVAGVVVAGVAGGVEPGANLTRAVAGVAGVAVAGVAGGAVAGGAVRLAGEGYELVAVTTATAVAVGSVAVAVAVAPRLHFREVAGGAVAGAVAGIVAAISVLGLPEYVREDAGRAVAGAIVLGVVSELVLPRAVAEVVRTHVAEGVAGVVAGVSVLGLPEAVAEVAGRSLAEVAEGTVAGAIAVGVSELVLPGVIAEVQGSVAGAVVEVEVSVAGAVAEVEVSVAGVVGGVTGVAAALGVLLQGWAQKEVVEIARLSGKNVVGVIVGSVGAATVILYVKRKLAERSTTSRDD